The Microbacterium sp. LWO12-1.2 genome includes a window with the following:
- a CDS encoding AzlD domain-containing protein: MSVWSAILLAALICVALKAVGYLVPPSVLEAPRPARISDLLTVALLAALVAVQTLGAGQAIIVDARVPALLVAAGLLWLRQSFLVVVFAAAAVAAVLRLLGLAV; the protein is encoded by the coding sequence GTGAGCGTGTGGAGCGCGATCCTGCTGGCGGCCCTCATCTGCGTCGCGCTGAAGGCAGTGGGGTACCTGGTGCCACCCTCGGTGCTCGAGGCGCCGCGACCGGCCCGCATCTCCGACCTGTTGACGGTGGCGCTGCTGGCGGCTCTGGTCGCCGTGCAGACGCTCGGGGCCGGGCAGGCGATCATCGTCGATGCCCGCGTGCCCGCGCTTCTGGTTGCGGCCGGGCTGCTCTGGCTGCGCCAGTCCTTCCTCGTCGTGGTGTTCGCGGCCGCCGCGGTCGCCGCCGTCCTGCGGCTGCTCGGGCTCGCGGTCTGA
- a CDS encoding phospholipase — protein MLHLHNTRASRRAAAALEAHSAVRARRPVLLLGTLTGALLGITLTVGVVSAPAAGAENPATADLVAAAAASGPQPLREIADDASEAYAEATEAVAAAEALTAEVGASDLDLGDTVVSIDTADLQTDVEALADRALVPALLLEDLTADTVADTRAVVALTTDLRATYTTAQEQKAAAEAAAAAEKAAAEKAAAAAAALASANTVDGAKATAREMASSRYGWGDDQFSCLSSLWTKESGWNYQAYNADGGATGIPQALPGSKMASAGSDWQTNAATQIAWGLEYIAGSYGSPCSAWSHSQAMNWY, from the coding sequence GTGCTTCACCTTCACAACACCCGTGCGTCTCGGCGCGCCGCCGCAGCCCTCGAGGCTCACTCCGCTGTTCGTGCCCGCCGCCCCGTGCTGCTCCTCGGCACGCTGACCGGCGCCCTGTTGGGCATCACTCTCACGGTTGGGGTTGTCTCGGCCCCTGCGGCCGGCGCCGAGAACCCCGCCACGGCCGATCTCGTGGCTGCCGCAGCAGCCAGCGGCCCTCAGCCTCTGCGCGAGATCGCGGATGACGCGAGCGAGGCGTACGCCGAGGCCACCGAGGCCGTCGCGGCGGCCGAGGCCCTCACCGCCGAGGTCGGGGCCTCCGATCTCGATCTGGGCGACACGGTCGTCTCGATCGACACTGCCGACTTGCAGACCGACGTGGAGGCGCTGGCCGACCGCGCTCTGGTCCCCGCGCTCCTGCTCGAGGACCTGACAGCCGATACCGTCGCCGACACCCGTGCGGTGGTCGCGCTCACCACGGACCTGAGGGCGACCTACACGACTGCGCAGGAGCAGAAGGCGGCTGCGGAAGCGGCGGCTGCCGCGGAGAAGGCCGCCGCTGAGAAAGCTGCGGCCGCCGCGGCCGCGCTCGCTTCCGCGAACACCGTCGACGGCGCGAAGGCGACCGCGCGCGAGATGGCATCCAGCCGCTATGGGTGGGGCGACGACCAGTTCTCCTGCCTGAGCTCGCTGTGGACCAAGGAGTCCGGCTGGAACTACCAGGCGTACAACGCCGACGGTGGTGCCACAGGGATCCCGCAGGCGCTCCCCGGCAGCAAGATGGCATCCGCCGGCAGCGATTGGCAGACCAACGCGGCCACGCAGATCGCCTGGGGGCTCGAGTACATCGCCGGGTCCTACGGGTCCCCCTGCAGTGCGTGGTCGCACTCGCAGGCGATGAACTGGTACTGA
- a CDS encoding helix-turn-helix domain-containing protein: MEDLRTRIARTLRREREAASLSVSELARRAGISKATVSQLEGGAGNPSVETLWALGVALGVPFAVLVDQQTNAPTLIRADDLAGVPSSAAAYSASLLSASPPGARRDLYLIQAEPGDPRRSDPHHPGTTEHVILIAGEARIGPVEQPILLHPGDYLSYAGDVPHIFEATVAGTSAVLISELR; this comes from the coding sequence ATGGAGGATCTCCGCACTCGAATCGCCCGCACGCTCCGCCGCGAGCGCGAAGCCGCATCCCTCTCGGTCTCCGAGCTCGCGCGACGAGCCGGCATCTCGAAGGCGACCGTCTCCCAGCTCGAGGGCGGCGCAGGCAATCCGAGTGTCGAGACCCTGTGGGCACTGGGAGTCGCCCTCGGGGTTCCTTTCGCGGTGCTGGTGGATCAACAGACGAACGCACCGACACTCATCCGTGCCGATGATCTCGCCGGAGTGCCGTCGTCGGCCGCCGCGTACAGCGCCTCTCTCCTGTCGGCCAGCCCTCCGGGCGCCCGCCGCGACCTGTACCTGATCCAGGCGGAGCCCGGAGACCCTCGACGTTCCGACCCGCACCACCCCGGCACCACGGAGCACGTCATCCTGATCGCCGGAGAGGCGCGGATCGGTCCGGTGGAGCAGCCGATCCTCCTGCATCCGGGCGACTACCTCTCGTACGCGGGCGACGTGCCCCACATCTTCGAGGCGACGGTCGCGGGCACCAGTGCCGTCCTCATCTCCGAGCTGCGCTGA
- the typA gene encoding translational GTPase TypA — protein MAHALRSDLRNVAIVAHVDHGKTTLVDAMLRQTGSFGEHAHVDERAMDSNDLEREKGITILAKNTAITYKGKHADGKEITINVIDTPGHADFGGEVERGLSMVDGVVLLVDASEGPLPQTRFVLRKALESKLPVILLVNKTDRPDARIAEVEEEAHDLLLGLASDLVDDVPDLDVDALLDVPVVYASGRAGAASQNRPADGSLPDNDDLEPLFEAILQHVPAPSYDDEAPLQAWVTNLDSSPFLGRLALLRVFNGTLKKGQTVAWVRADGTHQNARITELLKTRALERYPAESAGPGDIVAIAGFENITIGETIADPEDVRPLPAITVDDPAISMTIGTNTSPLMGKVKGHKLTARMVKDRLDKELIGNVSLKVVDIGRPDAWEVQGRGELALAILVENMRREGFELTVGKPQVVTKKIDGKTYEPFEHLTIDTPEEHLGAITQLLANRKGRMENMTNHGTGWVRMEFIVPSRGLIGFRSEFLTTTRGTGIANAISHGYEPWAGSITTRQNGSIVADRQGVVTPFAMIALQERMSFFVQPTQEVYEGMVIGENSRADDMDVNITKEKKLTNMRAASSDTFESMTPPRQLTLEESLEFARDDECVEVTPEVVRIRKVNLDANTRARETARMKRQDAGA, from the coding sequence ATGGCGCACGCCCTCCGCTCTGACCTCCGCAACGTCGCTATCGTCGCGCACGTCGACCACGGCAAGACCACGCTCGTCGACGCGATGCTCCGCCAGACCGGCTCGTTCGGCGAGCACGCCCACGTCGACGAACGCGCGATGGACTCGAACGACCTCGAGCGTGAGAAGGGCATCACGATCCTCGCCAAGAACACGGCGATCACCTACAAGGGCAAGCACGCCGACGGCAAGGAGATCACGATCAACGTGATCGACACCCCCGGTCACGCCGACTTCGGTGGCGAGGTCGAGCGCGGCCTGTCCATGGTCGACGGTGTCGTGCTGCTCGTCGACGCCAGCGAGGGCCCGCTGCCGCAGACCCGCTTCGTGCTGCGCAAGGCGCTTGAGTCGAAGCTCCCCGTCATCCTCCTGGTCAACAAGACCGACCGTCCCGACGCCCGCATCGCGGAGGTCGAGGAAGAGGCGCACGACCTGCTCCTGGGGCTCGCGTCCGACCTGGTCGACGATGTGCCGGACCTCGACGTCGACGCCCTGCTCGACGTGCCGGTGGTCTACGCGTCCGGTCGTGCCGGTGCCGCATCGCAGAACCGTCCCGCCGACGGCTCGCTGCCCGACAACGACGACCTCGAGCCGCTGTTCGAGGCGATCCTCCAGCACGTTCCCGCGCCGTCCTACGACGACGAGGCGCCGCTGCAGGCCTGGGTCACCAACCTCGACTCCAGCCCGTTCCTCGGCCGTCTCGCTCTGTTGCGCGTCTTCAACGGCACGCTCAAGAAGGGCCAGACGGTGGCCTGGGTCCGCGCTGACGGCACTCACCAGAACGCTCGCATCACCGAGCTGCTGAAGACCCGCGCCCTCGAGCGCTACCCTGCCGAGTCCGCCGGCCCCGGCGACATCGTCGCCATCGCCGGCTTCGAGAACATCACGATCGGTGAGACCATCGCTGACCCCGAGGACGTGCGTCCGCTGCCGGCCATCACGGTCGACGACCCCGCCATCTCGATGACGATCGGCACCAACACCTCGCCGCTGATGGGCAAGGTCAAGGGCCACAAGCTCACCGCCCGTATGGTCAAGGACCGTCTCGACAAGGAGCTCATCGGCAACGTGTCGCTCAAGGTCGTCGACATCGGACGTCCCGACGCGTGGGAAGTCCAGGGTCGTGGAGAGCTGGCACTGGCCATCCTCGTCGAGAACATGCGCCGTGAGGGCTTCGAGCTCACCGTCGGCAAGCCGCAGGTGGTCACGAAGAAGATCGACGGCAAGACCTACGAGCCGTTCGAGCACCTGACGATCGACACTCCCGAAGAGCACCTCGGTGCGATCACGCAGCTCCTCGCGAACCGCAAGGGTCGCATGGAGAACATGACGAACCACGGCACCGGCTGGGTGCGCATGGAGTTCATCGTTCCGTCGCGTGGCCTCATCGGCTTCCGCAGCGAGTTCCTGACCACCACGCGCGGCACCGGAATCGCCAACGCGATCTCGCACGGCTACGAGCCGTGGGCCGGCTCCATCACGACCCGTCAGAACGGCTCGATCGTCGCCGACCGCCAGGGTGTCGTTACCCCGTTCGCGATGATCGCCCTGCAGGAGCGCATGTCGTTCTTCGTGCAGCCCACGCAGGAGGTCTACGAGGGCATGGTCATCGGCGAGAACTCGCGCGCGGATGACATGGACGTGAACATCACCAAGGAGAAGAAGCTCACCAACATGCGTGCAGCCAGCTCCGACACCTTCGAGTCGATGACGCCGCCGCGTCAGCTGACGCTCGAGGAGAGCCTGGAGTTCGCCCGTGACGACGAATGCGTGGAAGTGACCCCCGAGGTCGTCCGCATCCGCAAGGTCAACCTCGATGCGAACACGCGTGCGCGTGAGACCGCTCGCATGAAGCGTCAGGACGCCGGCGCCTGA
- a CDS encoding AzlC family ABC transporter permease — MTPEREVWREALGVVLATSAYGVSFGALAVASGLDIWQTCVLSLLMFTGGSQYAFVGVFTAGGVAALPSAIASAVLLGVRNVAYGMRMSPIVGGGAARRAAAAHFTIDESTAVAISQGDPRLSRVGFWVTGIGIFVGWNITTLIGALVGDVLGDPRAWGLDAAAAAAFLALLWPRLQQRQAIAVGVAAAVVAAALTPFLMPGIPVLIAALVAIVVGWFNWFGKHPSTGTAQPASGVAP; from the coding sequence GTGACTCCCGAGCGTGAAGTGTGGCGTGAAGCGCTCGGTGTCGTGCTCGCGACCAGTGCCTATGGCGTCTCGTTCGGCGCCCTCGCGGTGGCATCCGGGCTCGACATCTGGCAGACGTGTGTGCTGAGTCTGCTGATGTTCACCGGCGGCTCGCAGTATGCGTTCGTGGGCGTGTTCACCGCCGGGGGAGTCGCGGCCCTGCCCTCGGCCATCGCGTCGGCGGTGCTCCTGGGCGTGCGCAACGTGGCCTATGGCATGCGCATGTCGCCGATCGTCGGGGGAGGAGCGGCCCGTCGCGCAGCGGCCGCGCACTTCACGATCGACGAATCCACGGCCGTTGCCATCTCGCAGGGCGATCCCCGCCTGAGCCGTGTTGGATTCTGGGTGACGGGTATCGGCATCTTCGTGGGCTGGAACATCACCACGCTGATCGGTGCGCTCGTGGGCGATGTGCTCGGCGACCCGCGGGCGTGGGGATTGGACGCCGCGGCGGCGGCCGCGTTCCTGGCGCTGCTGTGGCCGCGACTGCAGCAACGGCAGGCGATCGCCGTCGGAGTCGCTGCCGCAGTCGTCGCTGCCGCGCTCACTCCATTCCTGATGCCGGGCATCCCGGTGTTGATCGCCGCTCTCGTCGCGATCGTCGTCGGATGGTTCAACTGGTTCGGGAAACATCCGTCGACCGGCACGGCTCAGCCGGCGTCGGGGGTGGCGCCGTGA